From Citricoccus sp. SGAir0253, a single genomic window includes:
- a CDS encoding NDMA-dependent alcohol dehydrogenase: MSMKTRAVVCRAPGQPWEVTELDLDEPRANEVRIKMMAAGMCHSDDHIQKGDAPMRMPVVGGHEGAGIIDAVGEGVTRVKVGDHVVCSFIPACGSCRYCSTGRQNLCDSGKNAATGEFPDGTFRFHQDGVDFGGLCVLGTFSQYTVVSEYSVIPIPEDLPFDVACLVGCGVPTGWGSAVHAAGVQVGQTAVVFGAGGVGMNAVQGAALAGAQRVVVVDPVEFKRDKALEFGATHVFPSAQEATDFVIESTWGELADHAIITVGSLHDEVIHDAINIVGKSGQVTITAVGNGTIREHPGMLIGYQRRIQGAIFGACNPLHDVPRLVGMYQAGKLKLDELITSRYTLDQVNEGYRDMLDGKNIRGIITIEH, encoded by the coding sequence ATGAGCATGAAGACCCGCGCGGTCGTGTGCCGTGCGCCCGGACAGCCCTGGGAAGTCACCGAACTCGACCTCGACGAGCCCCGGGCCAACGAGGTCCGCATCAAGATGATGGCCGCCGGCATGTGCCACTCGGACGACCACATCCAGAAGGGCGACGCCCCCATGCGCATGCCGGTGGTCGGCGGCCACGAGGGCGCCGGGATCATCGACGCCGTCGGCGAGGGGGTCACTCGCGTCAAGGTGGGGGACCACGTCGTGTGCTCCTTCATCCCGGCCTGCGGCTCCTGCCGGTACTGCTCCACCGGCCGCCAGAACCTCTGCGACTCCGGCAAGAACGCCGCCACCGGGGAGTTCCCGGACGGGACCTTCCGCTTCCACCAGGACGGCGTGGACTTCGGAGGGCTCTGCGTCCTGGGCACCTTCTCCCAGTACACGGTGGTCTCCGAGTACTCCGTGATCCCGATCCCGGAGGACCTCCCGTTCGACGTCGCCTGCCTCGTCGGCTGCGGCGTCCCCACCGGATGGGGCTCGGCCGTCCACGCGGCCGGCGTCCAGGTCGGCCAGACGGCCGTGGTGTTCGGCGCGGGCGGGGTCGGCATGAACGCCGTCCAGGGCGCGGCGCTGGCCGGCGCCCAGCGCGTGGTGGTCGTCGACCCCGTCGAGTTCAAGCGGGACAAGGCCCTGGAGTTCGGCGCCACGCACGTGTTCCCGAGCGCCCAGGAGGCCACGGACTTCGTCATCGAGTCCACGTGGGGCGAACTCGCCGACCACGCCATCATCACGGTCGGCAGCCTGCACGACGAGGTCATCCACGACGCCATCAACATCGTCGGCAAGTCCGGCCAGGTCACCATCACGGCCGTCGGCAACGGGACCATCCGGGAACACCCCGGCATGCTCATCGGCTACCAGCGCCGGATCCAGGGGGCCATCTTCGGCGCCTGCAACCCGCTGCACGACGTCCCCCGGCTGGTCGGCATGTACCAGGCCGGCAAGCTCAAGCTCGATGAACTGATCACCAGTCGCTACACCCTGGACCAGGTCAACGAGGGCTACCGGGACATGCTCGACGGCAAGAACATCCGCGGAATCATCACCATCGAGCACTGA
- the mftB gene encoding mycofactocin biosynthesis chaperone MftB (MftB, a small protein, is a peptide chaperone that assists the radical SAM enzyme MftC in performing two modifications to the C-terminal Val-Tyr dipeptide of the mycofactocin precursor peptide, MftA. MftB's role is analogous to the role of PqqD in the biosynthesis of PQQ, a cofactor that derives entirely from a Tyr and a Glu in the precursor PqqA.), whose translation MATATQDTAGLGSARLRLASSVSVRPEAFGALLYDFRTRKLMFLKTPRLAAVVDLMDGALTVDHCLDAGGAPPGERAALLAVLDHLLGIGMLRHAPTPKD comes from the coding sequence ATGGCGACCGCGACCCAGGACACCGCCGGCCTCGGCTCGGCCCGGCTGCGGCTGGCATCCTCCGTGTCCGTCCGTCCCGAGGCCTTCGGCGCGCTGCTCTACGACTTCAGGACGCGGAAGCTGATGTTCCTGAAGACCCCACGGCTCGCGGCCGTGGTGGACCTCATGGACGGGGCGCTCACGGTCGACCACTGCCTGGACGCCGGCGGAGCCCCTCCCGGCGAACGCGCCGCCCTCCTGGCCGTCCTGGACCACCTGCTCGGCATCGGCATGCTGCGGCACGCCCCCACCCCGAAGGACTGA
- a CDS encoding SDR family NAD(P)-dependent oxidoreductase, with translation MTPRQPGLTEGTDGRDPGLRGQVALVTGCGKPDGMGQAIARALAAAGASLAVTDREPRGVANDRQRVLGQSPAAGLEEFAARLRRDEHVEVLAVLGDIADRGDVARILDAVQQHFGRLDILVNNAAAPQGADRRDIEDVPDEAFDLLIDVNVRGTYAMCRAAVPLMRRERHGRIINISSMAGLTAAPSSVAYSASKAAVIGLTRALSMDLGPWGITVNAVCPGLVATSRAILDPSADLDVEATLAQRGRNIPVGRVGTPADIGALVAFLASPAAGYITGQAIPVDGGGLTPFPLRHPVAAGRGEAS, from the coding sequence ATGACACCACGGCAACCAGGACTGACCGAGGGGACGGACGGGAGGGACCCGGGGCTGCGGGGCCAGGTGGCCCTCGTCACCGGGTGCGGCAAGCCGGACGGGATGGGACAGGCGATCGCCCGGGCGCTCGCCGCCGCCGGTGCCTCGCTCGCGGTGACCGACCGGGAGCCCCGGGGCGTCGCCAACGACCGGCAGCGGGTGCTGGGGCAGTCCCCGGCCGCCGGCCTGGAGGAGTTCGCCGCACGGCTGCGCCGGGACGAGCACGTCGAGGTCCTGGCCGTGCTCGGCGACATCGCCGACCGCGGTGACGTGGCCCGCATCCTGGACGCCGTGCAGCAGCACTTCGGCCGGCTGGACATCCTGGTGAACAACGCGGCCGCCCCGCAGGGGGCCGACCGGCGGGACATCGAGGACGTCCCGGACGAGGCCTTCGACCTGCTGATCGACGTCAACGTCCGGGGCACCTATGCCATGTGCCGCGCGGCGGTCCCGCTCATGCGCCGGGAGCGCCACGGCCGCATCATCAACATCTCGTCCATGGCCGGGCTGACGGCCGCGCCCTCGTCCGTGGCCTACTCGGCCTCGAAGGCGGCCGTGATCGGGCTGACCCGGGCCCTGTCCATGGACCTCGGTCCCTGGGGCATCACCGTCAACGCCGTCTGCCCGGGACTCGTGGCCACGAGCCGGGCCATCCTGGACCCGTCCGCGGACCTGGACGTGGAGGCGACCCTGGCCCAGCGGGGGCGGAACATCCCGGTGGGGCGCGTCGGCACACCCGCGGACATCGGGGCCCTCGTGGCCTTCCTGGCGTCCCCCGCGGCCGGCTACATCACGGGACAGGCGATCCCGGTGGACGGGGGCGGGCTCACGCCGTTCCCGCTGCGCCACCCCGTGGCCGCGGGACGAGGGGAGGCATCCTGA
- the mftA gene encoding mycofactocin precursor MftA (Mycofactocin is a small molecule electron carrier derived from the final two amino acids, Val-Tyr, of MftA, the mycofactocin precursor. It plays a role in redox homeostasis and the metabolism of alcohols and aldehydes in Actinobacteria, including Mycobacterium tuberculosis.), whose translation MPEHSTQPPRPVTETEDAGQDIAALIEEVSIDGMCGVY comes from the coding sequence ATGCCCGAGCACAGCACCCAGCCCCCACGGCCCGTCACCGAGACCGAGGACGCCGGCCAGGACATCGCCGCGCTGATCGAGGAGGTCTCGATCGACGGGATGTGCGGCGTCTACTGA
- the mftG gene encoding mycofactocin system GMC family oxidoreductase MftG, which yields MRAGLPVTAPDVLVVGAGGAGAPFAARLSEDPGCTVLVLEAGPVPRTAAGLPPEVRCATVLPTVRGPGPYTWWHRAEVAPGRTHDVGRGQGAGGSTSVNGAYFVRPRADDLRRWAEAGNPAWEPEAVLPLLAAAERDVQFGGRPGHGDAGPVPVDRRAFPESPLAAAFGAAAEALGHPVLDDLNDITAQHGHGELPLNVHEGTRMSTALAYLFPALDRPNLTVLGGANVLRVVLRDGRACGVEAVIDGTLHRVHAGQVVLAAGPVRSAHLLMLSGIGPAPALAEAGVDTVVDSPGVGATVSDHPDIVLSAPLARPLRPGPADPLFAWALNWTASGSTAPGDLEVLPMLRPFPVLAGHPAGAELPVIVALQRPEGRGTLALDPADPQRPPRVRYRHLCAAEDRRRMREGVRTAADLLSSTALADWVDAAAWDRRVFDDDRGLDEWMTAHLGTAVHLAGTAPMGPGNRPGTVTDQWGRVHGVDRLRVVDTAILPDVPSRGPAATAVLLGELIAARVRGLPPHGCPSPRDTGRP from the coding sequence ATGAGGGCCGGGCTCCCCGTGACGGCCCCGGACGTCCTCGTGGTCGGGGCCGGTGGCGCCGGCGCACCCTTCGCCGCCCGGCTGAGCGAGGATCCCGGGTGCACCGTGCTGGTGCTGGAGGCCGGCCCCGTCCCGCGCACCGCGGCCGGCCTGCCGCCCGAGGTCCGCTGCGCCACGGTCCTGCCGACCGTCCGGGGGCCCGGTCCGTACACCTGGTGGCACCGCGCCGAGGTGGCTCCGGGACGGACCCACGACGTCGGCCGGGGCCAGGGAGCGGGCGGGTCCACCTCGGTCAACGGCGCCTACTTCGTCCGGCCCCGGGCAGACGACCTGCGGCGATGGGCTGAGGCCGGCAACCCGGCGTGGGAGCCGGAGGCCGTGCTGCCCCTCCTGGCGGCGGCCGAGCGGGACGTACAGTTCGGCGGCCGCCCCGGCCACGGCGACGCCGGACCGGTTCCCGTGGACCGCCGGGCCTTCCCGGAGAGCCCCCTGGCGGCGGCGTTCGGCGCCGCCGCGGAGGCCCTCGGTCACCCGGTCCTGGACGACCTCAACGACATCACCGCGCAGCACGGCCACGGGGAGCTCCCGCTGAACGTGCACGAGGGCACGCGCATGAGCACGGCCCTGGCGTACCTGTTCCCGGCGCTGGACCGCCCCAACCTCACCGTCCTCGGCGGGGCCAACGTGCTGCGGGTGGTCCTGCGGGACGGCCGCGCCTGCGGGGTCGAGGCCGTGATCGACGGGACGCTCCACCGCGTCCACGCCGGCCAGGTCGTCCTGGCCGCCGGACCGGTCCGCTCCGCGCACCTGCTGATGCTCTCCGGCATCGGCCCGGCACCGGCCCTGGCCGAGGCCGGCGTGGACACGGTGGTCGACTCCCCCGGTGTCGGCGCCACCGTCAGCGACCACCCGGACATCGTGCTCTCCGCGCCCCTGGCACGGCCCCTGCGTCCGGGTCCCGCGGACCCGCTCTTCGCCTGGGCGCTGAACTGGACGGCGTCGGGGTCCACCGCGCCGGGGGACCTGGAGGTCCTGCCGATGCTGCGCCCCTTCCCCGTCCTGGCCGGTCACCCGGCCGGCGCCGAGCTGCCGGTGATCGTGGCCCTGCAGCGGCCGGAGGGCCGCGGCACCCTGGCCCTGGACCCCGCGGACCCCCAACGCCCGCCCCGCGTGCGCTACCGCCACCTGTGCGCCGCGGAGGACCGGCGGCGCATGCGCGAGGGGGTGCGCACCGCCGCGGACCTGCTGTCCTCCACCGCGCTGGCGGACTGGGTGGACGCCGCGGCCTGGGACCGCCGGGTGTTCGACGATGACCGCGGGCTGGACGAGTGGATGACGGCGCACCTGGGCACGGCCGTCCACCTGGCCGGGACGGCGCCCATGGGCCCGGGGAACCGGCCGGGGACGGTGACGGACCAGTGGGGACGCGTGCACGGCGTGGACCGGCTCCGCGTGGTGGACACCGCCATCCTCCCGGACGTCCCCAGCCGCGGCCCGGCCGCCACGGCGGTCCTGCTGGGAGAGCTGATCGCCGCGAGGGTGAGAGGACTTCCGCCCCACGGATGTCCTTCTCCGCGGGACACCGGCCGTCCCTAG
- a CDS encoding SDR family NAD(P)-dependent oxidoreductase, translated as MEISLEGKVALVTGCGPNIGSGIALALSRYGAKVACNDVSDESIAACIRRIERNGGTAMAAPGDVTEEEDVRGYVEAVLERWGRIDILVNNAAVLGGRGVLDEEAAAFERAVRVSSLGYFLNTKHVGRAMAERGIRGSVVCISSSNGWSGTAGVIAYAFSKGGVNNFVRAAAMDLAPYGIRVNSFTPTAPTPDNPELLAAGVTGVLQSPPRGGDRGAGGLGGPTGDEPWRRPERWRGERTPMVPMGTTGTPTDIGHAVAWLSSDYARLVTGTDLVVDGGARARNFAYLPAAAGDLAGPVPLVGLDGSAATE; from the coding sequence ATGGAGATCAGCCTGGAGGGCAAGGTGGCCCTGGTCACCGGCTGCGGGCCGAACATCGGCAGCGGGATCGCCCTGGCGCTGTCCCGGTACGGGGCGAAGGTGGCCTGCAACGACGTCTCGGACGAGTCGATCGCGGCCTGCATCCGCCGGATCGAGCGCAACGGCGGCACCGCGATGGCGGCCCCGGGCGACGTGACCGAGGAGGAGGACGTCAGGGGCTACGTGGAGGCCGTGCTGGAGCGGTGGGGGCGGATCGACATCCTCGTGAACAACGCCGCCGTGCTCGGCGGACGCGGGGTGCTGGACGAGGAGGCGGCAGCCTTCGAACGTGCGGTCCGGGTCTCGTCCCTGGGGTACTTCCTCAACACGAAGCACGTGGGCCGGGCCATGGCCGAGCGCGGGATCCGCGGTTCGGTCGTGTGCATCTCCTCGTCCAACGGCTGGAGCGGCACGGCGGGGGTGATCGCCTACGCCTTCAGCAAGGGCGGCGTGAACAACTTCGTGCGCGCCGCCGCCATGGACCTGGCGCCCTACGGCATCCGGGTCAACTCCTTCACCCCGACCGCGCCCACCCCCGACAATCCGGAGCTGCTGGCGGCCGGTGTCACCGGCGTGCTGCAGTCCCCGCCGCGCGGCGGGGACCGGGGCGCCGGTGGACTGGGCGGCCCCACGGGGGACGAGCCGTGGCGCCGTCCCGAGCGGTGGCGCGGCGAGCGGACCCCCATGGTCCCGATGGGCACCACCGGGACCCCCACGGACATCGGCCACGCGGTGGCCTGGCTGTCCTCGGACTACGCGCGGCTGGTCACGGGCACGGACCTGGTGGTCGACGGCGGCGCGAGGGCCCGCAACTTCGCGTACCTGCCGGCCGCGGCCGGGGACCTGGCCGGCCCGGTGCCGCTGGTCGGCCTGGACGGTTCGGCCGCCACGGAGTGA
- a CDS encoding CoA transferase subunit A: MDKFRADLHEHLDAVWDGASIAVGGFGSSGRPDALLNALCDLGKRDLHLYVNNVGDDFTGIGRLVMEGRVRRLTGSFPVLPEFYDEYFAGRVELELIPQGTLAERMRAGGAGIAAFYTPSGAGTMLSDGSFPLAYAAGSPDRFVPAKEERSFDGRPHVLEHGIRADFGLVKAQQADPKGNVRFHLSARNFNPLAAMSGRTTFVEVERLVGTGDLGPDDIHLPGVFVDHVVMTAAPIPADLPRRAAMTQDG, translated from the coding sequence ATGGACAAGTTCCGCGCGGATCTCCACGAGCACCTGGACGCCGTCTGGGACGGAGCCTCGATCGCCGTCGGCGGGTTCGGCAGCTCCGGGCGACCGGACGCCCTGCTCAACGCCCTCTGCGACCTGGGCAAGAGGGACCTGCACCTGTACGTCAACAACGTCGGGGACGACTTCACCGGCATCGGCCGGCTGGTGATGGAGGGGCGGGTGCGCCGACTGACCGGTTCCTTCCCCGTGCTGCCGGAGTTCTACGACGAGTACTTCGCGGGCCGGGTGGAACTCGAGCTCATCCCCCAGGGCACCCTGGCGGAGCGGATGCGGGCGGGAGGGGCCGGCATCGCCGCCTTCTACACGCCCTCGGGGGCCGGCACCATGCTCTCGGACGGCAGCTTCCCGCTGGCGTACGCCGCGGGGTCCCCGGACCGGTTCGTCCCGGCCAAGGAGGAGCGCTCCTTCGACGGCCGCCCCCACGTCCTCGAGCATGGCATCCGGGCGGACTTCGGGCTCGTCAAGGCCCAGCAGGCCGACCCCAAGGGCAACGTCCGCTTCCACCTCTCGGCCCGGAACTTCAACCCGCTGGCCGCCATGTCCGGCCGGACCACCTTCGTGGAGGTCGAGCGGCTGGTGGGCACCGGGGACCTCGGCCCGGACGACATCCACCTCCCCGGGGTCTTCGTGGACCACGTGGTGATGACCGCAGCACCCATCCCGGCCGACCTGCCCCGGCGGGCCGCCATGACCCAGGACGGCTGA
- a CDS encoding IclR family transcriptional regulator, which yields MTDPDARASFPDGPPDQLRPGGDRRTAARRVLSVLDAFDQDHLELTLSAIGRRAGLTLSTTHRLVGELREWGALERLPDGRYTIGLRVLELGTLEPQVLHLQEVAPPFLADLQAAVDANVHLSVRDHHDVVYVESLQRRRGAHVLSRLGGRWPLHATATGMVLLAFAPPEVRDEVLSLPLKRYTDRTITDPGVLRQMLAEVRHRGFAVLHDSITTGASAVGVPVRGPRDREVAALSVTVPRDGPLGVPHVLPALVASARALSRELGAPSALRAGRTGLGPRTGVA from the coding sequence ATGACCGACCCCGATGCCCGCGCATCCTTCCCGGACGGGCCCCCGGACCAACTCCGCCCGGGGGGCGACCGGCGCACCGCGGCCCGTCGCGTGCTCTCCGTCCTGGACGCCTTCGACCAGGACCACCTCGAGCTGACGCTCAGCGCGATCGGCCGCCGGGCGGGGCTCACGCTGAGCACCACGCACCGGCTCGTGGGCGAGCTCCGGGAGTGGGGCGCCCTGGAGCGCCTGCCGGACGGGCGGTACACCATCGGCCTGAGGGTCCTCGAGCTGGGCACCCTGGAACCGCAGGTGCTGCACCTGCAGGAGGTGGCCCCGCCGTTCCTGGCCGACCTGCAGGCCGCCGTGGACGCCAACGTGCACCTGTCCGTGCGGGACCACCACGACGTCGTCTACGTCGAGTCGCTGCAGCGCCGCCGCGGCGCCCACGTCCTGAGCAGGCTCGGCGGCCGGTGGCCGCTGCACGCGACGGCCACCGGCATGGTCCTGCTGGCCTTCGCCCCGCCCGAGGTGCGGGACGAGGTGCTGTCCCTGCCGCTGAAGCGGTACACCGACCGCACCATCACGGACCCCGGCGTGCTGCGGCAGATGCTGGCGGAGGTCCGCCACCGTGGCTTCGCGGTGCTCCACGACTCCATCACCACGGGCGCCTCCGCCGTCGGGGTGCCCGTCCGGGGCCCCCGGGACCGCGAAGTGGCCGCCCTGAGCGTGACGGTCCCGCGGGACGGGCCCCTGGGGGTCCCGCACGTGCTGCCGGCCCTGGTCGCCAGCGCCCGCGCCCTCTCCCGGGAACTGGGCGCCCCCTCCGCGCTGCGGGCCGGCCGCACCGGCCTCGGCCCCCGGACCGGCGTGGCATGA
- a CDS encoding 3-oxoacid CoA-transferase subunit B, giving the protein MSTTDTGTGVPTITGRSRDQIAQRLAEDLQDGYTVNLGVGIPLAVPHHVPPGREVFLQSENGILGLGPAPEPGAEDPDLTNAGKQPASMIPGGAIVDSATSFAIIRGGHLDVTILGALQVSESADLSNWYVPGRNPAVGGAMDLVAGTPQVWVCMEHVDRGGRPKLVRECTFPLTGRGVVTRVYTDLAVFHVRGGRLTLVECAPGITPEDVRLRTEAAYDEAIGR; this is encoded by the coding sequence ATGTCCACGACCGACACCGGCACCGGCGTGCCCACCATCACCGGTCGCAGCCGCGACCAGATCGCCCAGCGCCTCGCGGAGGACCTGCAGGACGGCTACACGGTCAACCTGGGGGTGGGCATCCCGCTGGCCGTGCCCCATCACGTACCGCCCGGCCGGGAGGTGTTCCTCCAGTCCGAGAACGGCATTCTCGGCCTGGGCCCCGCCCCGGAGCCGGGCGCGGAGGACCCCGACCTCACCAACGCCGGCAAGCAGCCGGCCAGCATGATCCCGGGCGGGGCCATCGTGGACTCCGCCACCTCGTTCGCCATCATCCGCGGCGGGCACCTGGACGTGACCATCCTCGGTGCCCTGCAGGTCTCCGAGTCCGCGGACCTGTCCAACTGGTACGTCCCCGGACGCAACCCCGCCGTGGGCGGGGCCATGGACCTCGTGGCCGGGACGCCCCAGGTCTGGGTCTGCATGGAGCACGTGGACCGGGGCGGACGGCCCAAGCTGGTCCGCGAGTGCACCTTCCCGCTGACCGGCCGCGGCGTGGTCACCCGGGTCTACACGGACCTCGCCGTCTTCCACGTGCGCGGCGGCCGGCTGACCCTCGTCGAGTGCGCCCCGGGCATCACCCCGGAGGACGTCCGGCTGCGGACCGAGGCGGCCTACGACGAGGCGATCGGCCGATGA
- a CDS encoding amidohydrolase family protein, which yields MTAVGTDPPPVPSPGPAAPSLDRWRELAGIDVHVHVHRSVEHDAGPVESGGQLGEYFGIGTMHGRTVPEIAEHYRARRMAAVVFTVDSLSATGEEPVPGNREVAELAAQHADVLVPFASIDPARGAAGVREARILARDHGVRGFKFHPGVQRFHPDDRRAYPLYEVIQEYGCIALFHTGQTGVGAGSRGGGGIRLKYSRPLAIDDVAADFPDLDIIMAHPSFPWQDEALSIALHKPRVYIDLSGWSPRYFPPQLVRYADTLLRHKVLFGTDYPVITPERWLEEFARLPIRDSVRPLVLRENAARLLRLPGAGAAG from the coding sequence ATGACCGCGGTGGGCACGGACCCGCCGCCGGTCCCGTCCCCCGGCCCGGCGGCACCGTCCCTGGACCGGTGGCGGGAGCTGGCCGGGATCGACGTGCACGTGCACGTGCACCGCTCCGTGGAGCACGACGCCGGCCCGGTCGAGTCGGGCGGGCAACTGGGCGAGTACTTCGGCATCGGCACCATGCACGGCCGCACGGTGCCCGAGATCGCCGAGCACTACCGCGCGCGGCGGATGGCCGCCGTCGTCTTCACCGTCGACTCCCTCTCCGCGACCGGCGAGGAGCCGGTGCCCGGCAACCGGGAGGTCGCCGAGCTGGCCGCCCAGCATGCCGACGTCCTGGTCCCCTTCGCCAGCATCGACCCCGCCCGCGGGGCGGCCGGCGTCCGCGAGGCCAGGATCCTCGCCCGCGACCACGGGGTCCGCGGGTTCAAGTTCCACCCCGGCGTCCAGCGCTTCCACCCCGACGACCGCCGGGCCTACCCCCTCTACGAGGTCATCCAGGAGTACGGGTGCATCGCCCTGTTCCACACCGGGCAGACCGGCGTGGGTGCCGGGTCCCGGGGCGGCGGCGGGATCCGGCTGAAGTACTCCCGCCCGCTGGCCATCGACGACGTGGCCGCGGACTTCCCCGACCTGGACATCATCATGGCCCACCCGTCCTTCCCGTGGCAGGACGAGGCCCTGTCCATCGCCCTGCACAAGCCGCGGGTGTACATCGACCTCTCCGGCTGGTCGCCGCGGTACTTCCCGCCACAGCTCGTCCGGTACGCGGACACGCTGCTGCGCCACAAGGTGCTCTTCGGCACCGACTACCCGGTCATCACGCCCGAGCGGTGGCTGGAGGAGTTCGCCCGCCTGCCGATCCGCGACTCCGTCCGGCCCCTGGTCCTGCGGGAGAACGCCGCCCGCCTGCTCCGGCTCCCGGGAGCCGGCGCCGCCGGCTGA
- a CDS encoding SDR family oxidoreductase yields the protein MKELSGRVAVITGGSSGIGRGIALACARADMVVYVTGRSPAHLAETREEFTARGLQVSTLEVDVTDLDAMRRAAARVEQEQGRVDLLVNNAGIGLTGPVAEASAADWDWLVDVNIRGVGHGIQAFLPAIRRHGEGGHVVNTSSMAGLMPVVAGLYSMSKAAVIALSEALHIELLAEGIGVSAYCPGPTHSNIASAVARRPERYGGSGYTSPGPEATEFQRGQPYMSAEEAGERVLEGVRRGDMFILTHPEFKAGVVQRHRAIEEAFPDEPLDEERAAAIPFLLSSPVYEPSRRLPAPVHARLG from the coding sequence ATGAAGGAACTGAGCGGCCGCGTCGCGGTCATCACCGGCGGCAGCAGCGGCATCGGCCGGGGCATCGCCCTGGCCTGTGCGCGGGCGGACATGGTCGTCTACGTCACGGGGCGCAGTCCCGCGCACCTGGCCGAGACTCGGGAGGAGTTCACCGCCCGCGGGCTGCAGGTGTCCACGCTGGAGGTCGACGTCACGGACCTGGACGCCATGCGCCGGGCCGCGGCCCGCGTGGAACAGGAACAGGGGCGGGTGGACCTGCTGGTGAACAACGCCGGCATCGGCCTGACCGGTCCGGTGGCCGAGGCCTCCGCCGCCGACTGGGACTGGCTGGTCGACGTGAACATCCGCGGCGTCGGACACGGCATCCAGGCCTTCCTCCCGGCGATCCGGCGCCACGGCGAGGGTGGCCACGTCGTCAACACGTCCTCGATGGCCGGGCTCATGCCGGTGGTGGCCGGTCTGTACTCCATGTCCAAGGCGGCCGTGATCGCGCTCTCCGAGGCCCTGCACATCGAGCTGCTGGCCGAGGGCATCGGCGTCTCGGCGTACTGCCCGGGGCCCACCCACTCGAACATCGCCTCCGCGGTCGCCCGGCGGCCCGAGCGCTATGGCGGCTCGGGGTACACGAGTCCCGGCCCGGAGGCCACCGAGTTCCAGCGCGGCCAGCCGTACATGAGTGCCGAGGAGGCCGGTGAGCGGGTGCTCGAGGGGGTCCGGCGAGGTGACATGTTCATCCTGACCCACCCCGAGTTCAAGGCCGGCGTGGTGCAGCGCCACCGGGCGATCGAGGAGGCCTTCCCGGACGAGCCCCTCGACGAGGAGCGGGCGGCCGCCATCCCCTTCCTGCTCTCCTCGCCCGTGTACGAGCCCTCCCGGCGCCTCCCGGCGCCGGTGCACGCGCGGCTGGGCTGA